One genomic region from Lacerta agilis isolate rLacAgi1 chromosome 13, rLacAgi1.pri, whole genome shotgun sequence encodes:
- the LOC117057097 gene encoding ras-related protein Rap-2c-like: protein MSLKPEARVRLVFLGAAGVGKTALIRRFLHDAFEARYRRTVEELHVLELDLEPPGPALRLRLELLDTSGSYSFPAMRRLCIQHGDVFALVYSPHEPGSFEELQRLRDEILEAKPGAPVRLVVVANKVDLGPAAGNSDRLVAATVQREWGARLVEASAKQGCNVVGLFQELLGQVDVLSGRLSPALRRRSIPDPLAKEPTASTRRRPSKSPNCAIC from the coding sequence ATGTCGCTAAAGCCAGAGGCCCGGGTGCGCTTAGTGTTTTTGGGCGCGGCGGGCGTGGGTAAGACGGCGCTGATCCGCCGCTTCCTGCACGACGCCTTTGAGGCCCGCTACCGTCGCACCGTGGAGGAGCTGCACGTGCTGGAGTTGGACCTGGAGCCGCCGGGCCCGGCGTTGCGCCTCCGCCTGGAGCTGCTGGACACGAGCGGCAGCTACAGCTTCCCGGCCATGCGCCGCCTCTGCATCCAACACGGCGACGTCTTCGCCCTCGTCTACTCTCCCCACGAGCCGGGCTCCTTCGAGGAGCTGCAACGGCTGCGCGATGAGATCCTGGAAGCCAAACCGGGCGCCCCGGTCCGCCTCGTGGTGGTCGCCAACAAGGTCGACTTGGGCCCGGCCGCCGGCAACAGCGACCGCCTGGTCGCCGCCACAGTGCAGCGCGAGTGGGGCGCCCGCCTCGTCGAGGCGTCGGCCAAGCAGGGCTGCAACGTGGTCGGGCTCTTCCAGGAGCTGCTGGGCCAAGTCGACGTGCTCAGCGGGCGCCTCAGCCCGGCCCTCCGGCGCCGCTCCATCCCCGACCCGCTGGCCAAGGAGCCGACGGCGTCCACGCGGCGACGTCCGAGCAAGAGCCCCAACTGCGCCATCTGCTAG